The following proteins are encoded in a genomic region of Pelodictyon phaeoclathratiforme BU-1:
- a CDS encoding ATP-binding protein, whose protein sequence is MNKASHYSRLIEMRIAEALADTPVVLVAGPRQAGKTTLVRQMAIEGMRYLTLDDELTLLSARNDPVGMIRSLDCAVIDEIQRAPQLLLAIKKSVDEDRRPGRFLLTGSANLMVLPAVADSLAGRMETLTLLPLSQSELHGSTANWIDAAFAGRLLKVTMPVTGDELCEVVLRGGYPEAISRTDARRRTVWARQYLNAIIQRDVRDVASIDKLDQLPRFLRILAEISGQMCNYTKLGGQVGLDSKTASRYTGVLEQMYLLKRIEVWARNRLKRVVKTPKLQFIDAGLLATLLDLGATEVQQDRSRFGKILETFVYSELLKHSSTAEGDYKLLYYRDLDMFEVDMVIENASGQLIGVEVKASATVNAGDLRGLKKLASVAGGLFKMGILLYDGTETMPLGDGLWAAPLSTLWGQ, encoded by the coding sequence ATGAATAAAGCTTCTCATTACTCTCGCCTGATTGAAATGCGCATTGCTGAAGCGTTGGCCGACACTCCCGTGGTTTTGGTTGCAGGGCCGCGTCAGGCAGGCAAAACAACCCTGGTGCGACAAATGGCAATCGAAGGGATGCGCTATCTCACACTTGATGACGAGTTGACGTTGTTGTCTGCCAGAAATGATCCGGTCGGGATGATTCGCAGCCTTGATTGTGCTGTCATTGATGAAATCCAGCGTGCGCCTCAACTGCTGCTTGCTATCAAAAAGAGTGTTGATGAGGATCGGCGCCCCGGGCGGTTCTTGCTTACCGGATCAGCGAACTTGATGGTACTGCCTGCGGTAGCGGATTCTCTGGCTGGCCGCATGGAGACGCTCACCTTGCTGCCGCTGTCGCAAAGCGAGTTGCATGGGAGTACGGCGAATTGGATCGATGCGGCTTTTGCAGGCAGGCTGCTCAAGGTCACCATGCCGGTGACAGGTGATGAATTGTGCGAGGTTGTTTTGCGGGGCGGCTATCCTGAAGCGATTTCCCGCACCGATGCACGCAGGCGTACGGTGTGGGCGCGCCAGTACCTTAATGCCATCATTCAACGCGATGTCCGCGATGTGGCCAGCATCGACAAGCTCGATCAATTGCCAAGGTTTTTGCGCATCCTGGCTGAAATATCAGGTCAGATGTGTAATTACACCAAACTGGGTGGTCAGGTCGGTTTGGACAGCAAGACGGCTTCACGCTATACAGGAGTGCTGGAACAGATGTATTTGCTTAAGCGCATTGAGGTCTGGGCCAGGAATCGACTCAAGCGTGTTGTCAAAACCCCCAAGTTGCAGTTTATTGATGCCGGTTTGCTGGCCACATTGCTTGATCTTGGTGCTACCGAAGTGCAGCAAGATCGCAGCCGGTTTGGCAAAATTCTGGAAACCTTCGTCTATAGTGAACTGCTCAAGCACAGCTCTACGGCGGAAGGCGATTATAAACTGCTCTACTACCGTGACCTTGACATGTTTGAAGTGGATATGGTGATCGAAAACGCTTCCGGCCAACTGATTGGTGTTGAGGTAAAAGCCTCTGCCACCGTCAATGCTGGTGATTTACGCGGTCTGAAAAAGCTGGCAAGTGTAGCAGGCGGCCTCTTCAAAATGGGTATTCTGCTTTATGATGGGACAGAAACCATGCCACTGGGTGATGGCCTGTGGGCGGCTCCATTGTCGACATTATGGGGCCAATAA
- a CDS encoding DEAD/DEAH box helicase family protein, which translates to MLDFLKEYILFAEKDEELNKYILRQHQTGALEQVVRRALDPELWDYVIVHELLHFS; encoded by the coding sequence GTGCTCGACTTCCTGAAGGAGTACATCCTCTTTGCCGAGAAGGACGAGGAGCTGAACAAATATATCCTGCGTCAGCACCAGACCGGCGCGCTGGAGCAGGTGGTCAGGCGTGCCCTCGATCCTGAGCTCTGGGACTATGTCATCGTCCACGAACTGCTCCATTTCTCCTGA
- a CDS encoding addiction module antidote protein — MAQIAKEAALGRESLYKALRQGAHPRFETINAVLRALGLKIAVVSARPS, encoded by the coding sequence ATGGCGCAAATAGCTAAAGAAGCGGCTCTTGGCAGAGAAAGCCTCTACAAGGCGTTACGTCAGGGCGCTCATCCTCGCTTTGAAACGATCAATGCCGTCCTTCGTGCCCTTGGCTTGAAAATCGCGGTTGTTTCGGCTCGCCCGTCTTGA
- a CDS encoding ATP-binding protein produces the protein MITRHLLFAGGYPRIHADHLDPAVMLGDYFATYVERDLRDLIQLRSIRQFENFVRLAAGRVGQLLNLQSLAADAGVSSVTAKSWLTLLEASYIVFLLPPWFANVGKRLTKSPKLYFYDVGLASWLIGITQESHLQAHPLRGSLFENLVVLEMLKARINDGLAANLHFYRDSSGLEVDVLLEAGNMIRLFEIKSSQTINQESFIQLNKVAAIFGERVVKKVVLYAGHEQQERSNSTVSSYLYAGEAATNEGILGSAHETD, from the coding sequence ATGATTACGCGTCATCTCCTGTTCGCTGGTGGCTATCCGCGTATTCATGCAGATCACCTTGATCCGGCAGTCATGCTCGGAGATTATTTTGCCACCTATGTTGAACGCGATTTGCGGGATTTGATACAATTACGCTCAATCCGGCAATTTGAAAACTTTGTCCGCCTGGCAGCAGGAAGAGTGGGACAACTGCTCAATCTGCAGTCTCTTGCTGCTGATGCCGGGGTTTCAAGTGTGACAGCAAAAAGCTGGCTTACCCTGCTTGAGGCCTCCTATATTGTTTTTTTACTTCCCCCGTGGTTTGCCAATGTCGGAAAACGATTGACAAAGTCGCCAAAACTCTATTTTTACGATGTAGGTTTGGCTTCCTGGCTGATCGGAATAACACAGGAGTCACATCTGCAAGCTCATCCCTTGCGAGGATCGCTGTTTGAAAATCTGGTGGTTCTTGAAATGCTCAAGGCTCGCATCAATGATGGCCTGGCAGCAAATCTTCATTTTTATCGCGACAGCAGTGGACTGGAAGTTGATGTTCTGCTGGAAGCGGGTAATATGATAAGGCTCTTCGAAATCAAGTCATCGCAGACGATTAATCAGGAGAGTTTCATACAACTCAATAAAGTTGCTGCTATTTTTGGTGAACGTGTCGTGAAAAAAGTGGTGCTCTATGCTGGTCATGAACAACAAGAACGCAGTAATTCCACGGTGTCAAGTTATCTGTATGCCGGTGAAGCCGCAACCAACGAAGGTATCTTGGGGTCTGCTCACGAAACGGACTAA
- a CDS encoding IS3 family transposase (programmed frameshift): protein MTKRTRKNFSSDFKAKVALEAIQGVKTLNEIGQEFGVHPVQVGKWKKELQEQASSLFEAKRGPKPVEPAADPEKLYTEIGRLKVELDWLKKKFRTVPMSVRRWWVSDKEPLPVAKQCVLVSVNRSTIYLPSIVLFPDAEDLQLLELIDKEYTKHPFYGSRKIMHYLRSEGYQINRKRVQRLMRRLGLAGMAPGPNTSKPHPEHKIYPYLLRGVDVTKPNQVWSTDITYIRLPKGFMYLVAVIDWYSRKVLSWRLSNSMESTFCVDCLQEALRKYGTPDIFNTDQGAQFTSAAFVGALTEHPSISISMDGRGRALDNIFVERLWRSVKYEDIYLKGYSTAAELQCGLKEYFVLFNVERQHQSLGYSTPDKVYRTAVGGGARIVDKYNKNKQTEELKVKEGQRLSAA from the exons ATGACAAAAAGGACACGAAAAAATTTCAGCAGTGACTTTAAGGCCAAGGTGGCACTTGAGGCTATTCAAGGGGTCAAGACGCTGAATGAAATCGGTCAGGAATTTGGAGTACACCCCGTTCAGGTCGGTAAGTGGAAGAAAGAGTTGCAGGAACAGGCATCAAGCTTGTTTGAAGCCAAACGGGGTCCAAAACCAGTTGAACCGGCTGCAGATCCTGAAAAGCTTTATACGGAAATCGGGCGGTTAAAGGTCGAGCTGGATTGGCTTAAAAAAAAGT TCCGGACTGTCCCTATGAGTGTGCGCAGATGGTGGGTCAGCGACAAAGAGCCATTGCCGGTGGCAAAGCAATGCGTCCTTGTGTCCGTTAATCGTTCGACGATATATTTGCCGTCTATCGTGTTGTTTCCTGATGCAGAAGACTTGCAGTTGCTTGAACTGATTGACAAGGAGTACACCAAGCATCCATTTTATGGTAGTCGTAAAATCATGCACTATCTTCGTAGCGAGGGTTACCAGATCAACCGGAAACGGGTTCAGCGGCTTATGCGAAGGTTGGGTCTGGCCGGTATGGCACCGGGCCCCAACACCAGCAAACCGCATCCGGAGCACAAGATCTACCCCTATCTCTTGCGGGGAGTTGATGTCACAAAACCCAACCAAGTCTGGTCGACTGACATCACCTATATTCGCCTTCCAAAGGGCTTTATGTATCTGGTGGCAGTCATCGACTGGTATTCCCGGAAAGTACTCTCCTGGCGATTATCGAACTCGATGGAAAGCACCTTTTGCGTTGACTGTCTGCAAGAAGCGTTACGAAAATACGGGACACCCGATATCTTCAACACCGATCAAGGCGCCCAGTTTACGAGTGCCGCCTTTGTCGGAGCGCTCACGGAGCACCCATCCATCAGTATTAGCATGGATGGACGTGGCCGAGCACTGGACAACATCTTTGTCGAACGACTCTGGAGGAGTGTCAAATATGAGGATATATATCTCAAAGGTTACTCCACCGCAGCAGAATTACAGTGCGGATTAAAGGAATATTTTGTATTGTTCAACGTTGAAAGGCAGCATCAGTCGTTGGGCTACAGTACGCCAGATAAGGTTTACCGGACAGCCGTTGGAGGTGGTGCAAGAATAGTTGACAAGTATAACAAGAACAAGCAGACAGAAGAGTTAAAGGTAAAAGAGGGGCAGCGCCTTTCCGCTGCATGA
- a CDS encoding sigma-54-dependent transcriptional regulator, with protein sequence MIKLPRVLIIDDQYGRSHYSGDGMHPRTSFCILAGMKDVTGDIPFPETLGSPIVEALFFRGQIEKNGVVYNDLDGTIDAIRKGWKEWPRWAMVMLDLQFITGQVRPEGTVEGCDTDRDPSSYFGLSILDRIRSEPDLHDIPVVLLSSMNRTPIEKRFADYSVCQFLDKDEIDRHYGRERIATLLKDHGLVEDPSGEIIGHSVTLLKCLREARMQARAGGKNILILGERGTGKELLARYMHKHSGRSGELEMCFLQGCPETLVEDLLFGHVKGAYSGASADQAGAAERADKGTLFIDEFGAIPPSVQTKLLRLLGSTREVQRMGSSKKRIVDLLVVLATNRMNLQVTGDFHMDLLDRINVEHSVKLPALRERIEDIPALLEHFVSSYEAKYRDALQTEPRNIDPEAIAQMMAYPWYGNIRQLEAVVAHAVNRFPKLRILSVSHLSIPQELTEKPVVSSPVKSDGGNFRLIFSEILSQLETITFDTSPEKRGELVEALPKLKAAYSTCAANMIRSALIATSKHNPGHPMGQIQITPAVNLLFGNKKLSASQCADEIKRLFRYSPKSVQQYWSSDSVLTEAYNIAVNLRPKQGDSNQRGS encoded by the coding sequence ATGATAAAATTACCACGTGTCCTTATTATTGATGATCAATATGGACGGAGTCACTATTCCGGGGATGGAATGCATCCTCGAACCAGCTTTTGTATTCTTGCTGGAATGAAGGATGTTACAGGGGATATTCCATTTCCTGAGACGCTGGGTTCTCCAATTGTAGAAGCGCTTTTCTTTCGAGGACAGATTGAGAAAAACGGCGTCGTCTATAACGATCTGGATGGAACAATTGATGCCATTCGTAAAGGCTGGAAAGAGTGGCCTCGCTGGGCGATGGTCATGCTTGACTTGCAGTTCATAACTGGTCAAGTGAGGCCAGAAGGAACTGTTGAAGGTTGTGATACAGACAGAGACCCTTCCTCTTATTTTGGTCTCTCGATCCTTGACAGGATAAGATCTGAGCCCGATTTGCATGATATTCCTGTTGTGTTGCTTTCTTCGATGAACCGAACCCCTATAGAAAAGCGATTTGCTGATTATTCGGTATGCCAGTTCCTTGATAAGGATGAGATTGATCGGCACTATGGTCGAGAGCGTATCGCCACCCTTCTGAAGGATCATGGTCTTGTCGAAGACCCGTCCGGCGAAATCATTGGCCATTCTGTGACTCTTCTTAAATGCCTGCGTGAAGCACGGATGCAAGCACGAGCCGGAGGGAAAAACATCCTTATCCTTGGTGAACGAGGCACAGGAAAGGAACTGCTCGCCAGATATATGCACAAACATTCAGGGAGAAGTGGCGAATTGGAGATGTGTTTCCTGCAGGGTTGTCCTGAAACCCTGGTAGAGGATCTGCTTTTCGGGCACGTCAAAGGGGCCTATTCCGGGGCATCTGCAGACCAGGCAGGTGCCGCAGAGCGTGCCGATAAAGGAACTCTGTTTATTGATGAGTTTGGAGCTATTCCTCCTTCTGTTCAGACCAAATTGCTTCGCCTTCTGGGCAGCACTCGGGAAGTTCAGCGTATGGGGTCATCCAAAAAAAGGATTGTTGATCTTTTGGTTGTTCTGGCGACAAACCGCATGAACCTTCAGGTTACGGGTGATTTTCATATGGATCTTCTTGATCGTATCAACGTTGAACACTCTGTCAAGTTGCCTGCATTAAGGGAACGTATAGAAGATATTCCGGCTTTGCTGGAGCATTTTGTTAGCAGCTATGAAGCTAAGTATAGGGATGCCCTTCAGACGGAGCCGCGTAATATTGATCCTGAGGCCATAGCTCAGATGATGGCTTATCCTTGGTATGGCAATATCCGCCAGTTGGAGGCAGTTGTTGCTCATGCGGTGAACCGCTTTCCGAAACTCAGGATTCTTTCAGTCAGTCATTTGTCGATACCTCAGGAGCTGACTGAAAAGCCTGTTGTGTCAAGTCCTGTAAAATCAGATGGAGGAAATTTCCGGCTCATATTTTCTGAAATCCTGTCCCAACTGGAAACAATCACATTTGATACTTCTCCGGAAAAACGAGGAGAACTTGTTGAGGCACTGCCTAAGCTCAAGGCGGCATACTCAACCTGTGCAGCGAATATGATAAGGAGTGCATTGATTGCAACGAGCAAGCATAATCCCGGACACCCTATGGGTCAAATTCAGATCACGCCTGCAGTGAACTTGCTCTTTGGTAACAAGAAACTCTCAGCCTCGCAATGCGCAGATGAAATAAAACGACTCTTTCGGTACTCTCCAAAATCGGTTCAACAATATTGGTCATCGGATTCTGTATTGACAGAAGCATATAATATTGCTGTGAATTTACGGCCTAAACAAGGTGATTCTAATCAAAGAGGGAGCTGA
- a CDS encoding phosphoribosyltransferase-like protein — MDTISANHELHYFIPDEQGESTYSVKLQDEIDRVLTAITKSGCVYREIPVFLSKDKNAIKSIAIIPSTSEHALRALLRQILDLAYGEKDGWYPYDRYKMVYHKKTYFVFLYVPGTSEELLAILQPLEAICTELFIGNVERSFRLSELITNIQVPPSEKKELSPHELRLCIERSVFSGGATEIRELLNRESNAFHTVLNTIMSITGLESRYRPAIRLLLGAVTAGEVTVEEAANALNQDKRVEIKEAINVLVSAPPLIEDRAVASLQDYVKGKRCLLIEDKYKEDGWVYVLPLLLKGLDFNVKSNPTGVPEEENLQKYDFIILDLYSSPANPFGDKTEGESGHHQIQTISSIPLSVRQILNKIRDLYKKDGLVKTYIPNVIIFSADRSGVCVRTMLTDLGCIDYFFKEPFDGVHKGQFYSTFKNCIVNAMMASTARVCGYVNREYGWTVFDEWIRQFTPSDRPTVLRFMKHFRYYSAFDIINLLDIFFKEKTRYDSSGKKVISGLLPIHLPADETLLISYLGRLNKSGPATVSIFSKAKWFRDDLLGAEKPVMVTYDDLPKKISERLDKRGFANVIILDDVVMSGGQIQNYLWKFIQRHFSAKINNREKPINLCVISVIGVDVDKIMGIDRNGDVVVKICKDSHHKLYDSCNCKETITIPIHFIDKHKGVIKICEEITANQGLDYWSKVERVLQTYTGISEPRKKERQCDFEPLGWKDCGALVATYSNVPGNSLPIIWGDRRDNNDNPLWTPLHRRYFNPWIEGDGKDDQICKKNTEPCPLKIPCGRAKH, encoded by the coding sequence ATGGATACGATTTCTGCAAATCACGAGCTTCATTACTTTATTCCCGATGAGCAGGGGGAGTCGACCTACTCTGTAAAGCTTCAAGATGAGATTGATAGGGTTCTAACAGCCATAACAAAGAGTGGCTGTGTTTACAGGGAAATTCCTGTATTTCTTTCAAAGGATAAAAATGCTATAAAATCAATAGCAATTATTCCTTCAACATCTGAACATGCTCTAAGAGCGCTTCTCAGGCAGATACTTGATCTTGCATACGGGGAGAAAGATGGATGGTATCCATATGACCGTTACAAGATGGTATACCATAAAAAAACATATTTTGTTTTTTTATATGTGCCCGGTACTTCTGAAGAGTTGCTTGCTATCCTTCAGCCATTGGAGGCTATCTGTACCGAACTCTTCATTGGGAATGTTGAACGCAGTTTCAGACTCTCTGAATTGATTACCAATATTCAAGTCCCCCCTTCGGAAAAAAAAGAACTTTCACCGCATGAACTGCGCCTTTGCATAGAACGTAGCGTATTTTCGGGGGGTGCAACTGAAATCCGGGAGCTGTTGAATAGAGAAAGTAATGCATTTCACACCGTATTGAACACGATAATGAGTATAACCGGTCTTGAATCGAGGTATCGACCGGCAATTCGTCTTCTTTTGGGTGCCGTGACAGCAGGTGAGGTTACTGTAGAGGAAGCTGCAAACGCTTTGAATCAGGATAAGAGAGTGGAAATAAAGGAGGCTATTAATGTGCTTGTTTCAGCACCGCCATTGATAGAGGATAGGGCTGTTGCAAGTTTACAGGATTATGTAAAAGGAAAACGATGTTTGCTGATCGAGGATAAGTATAAGGAAGATGGTTGGGTTTATGTTCTGCCTCTATTGCTCAAAGGATTGGATTTTAACGTTAAATCTAACCCCACTGGGGTTCCTGAAGAAGAGAATCTGCAAAAGTATGACTTCATCATCCTGGATCTCTATTCTTCACCTGCAAACCCATTCGGGGATAAAACGGAAGGGGAAAGTGGTCATCATCAAATCCAGACAATATCCTCTATTCCGCTGTCTGTAAGGCAAATCCTTAACAAGATTCGTGATTTGTATAAAAAGGATGGTCTCGTGAAAACATATATTCCTAATGTCATTATCTTTTCTGCTGACAGAAGTGGCGTATGTGTAAGAACAATGCTGACGGATTTAGGATGTATCGACTACTTCTTCAAGGAACCCTTTGACGGGGTACATAAAGGGCAGTTTTACTCAACCTTCAAGAATTGCATCGTTAATGCGATGATGGCATCAACTGCGCGGGTATGTGGATATGTAAATCGTGAATATGGATGGACGGTTTTTGATGAATGGATAAGGCAGTTTACTCCATCGGATCGGCCAACTGTATTGAGGTTTATGAAACACTTTCGTTACTACTCTGCATTTGATATTATTAATTTACTCGATATATTTTTTAAGGAAAAAACTCGATATGACTCCTCAGGCAAAAAAGTAATTTCGGGTCTATTACCGATTCACTTACCTGCGGATGAAACGCTTCTCATTTCGTATTTAGGTCGATTGAATAAGTCTGGGCCAGCTACTGTATCTATTTTCAGCAAGGCCAAGTGGTTTAGAGACGACTTATTAGGTGCTGAAAAGCCGGTTATGGTTACCTATGATGATCTTCCGAAAAAGATATCAGAAAGGTTGGATAAGCGGGGTTTTGCTAATGTTATTATACTGGATGATGTTGTCATGTCCGGTGGTCAGATACAAAATTATTTATGGAAGTTTATCCAACGCCATTTTAGTGCTAAAATTAATAATAGAGAAAAGCCAATAAATCTTTGTGTGATCAGTGTTATTGGTGTTGATGTGGATAAAATTATGGGTATCGACAGGAATGGGGATGTTGTCGTAAAAATCTGTAAGGATTCTCATCATAAACTATATGACAGTTGTAATTGTAAAGAAACTATTACAATTCCAATTCATTTTATAGACAAGCATAAGGGTGTAATAAAAATTTGTGAGGAAATAACGGCAAATCAGGGTCTTGATTATTGGAGCAAAGTAGAAAGGGTATTACAAACATACACAGGTATATCTGAGCCTCGAAAAAAAGAACGTCAATGTGATTTTGAACCTCTTGGCTGGAAAGATTGCGGCGCTCTTGTAGCGACCTATTCAAATGTGCCAGGAAATAGTTTGCCTATAATTTGGGGCGATAGACGGGATAATAATGATAACCCGTTGTGGACTCCATTGCATCGACGATATTTTAATCCATGGATTGAAGGCGATGGCAAAGATGACCAGATATGTAAAAAAAATACTGAGCCATGTCCCTTGAAGATTCCTTGTGGTCGCGCAAAACATTAG
- a CDS encoding antitoxin MazE family protein — protein sequence MGRVLEWVQKYREKLRMEGMRPIQIWVPDTRHSGFAEECRRQSLLVKHDPLEK from the coding sequence ATGGGCAGAGTTCTTGAATGGGTGCAAAAGTACAGGGAGAAGTTACGCATGGAAGGAATGCGGCCGATACAGATATGGGTTCCCGATACACGTCACTCCGGTTTTGCGGAAGAGTGCAGGCGGCAATCTCTGCTGGTCAAACATGATCCCCTTGAAAAATAA
- a CDS encoding ATP-binding protein: MLRFIDNDLRCWQESSRRKPLILRGARQVGKTWSLKEFGKNRFESLALVDLERNQPLRKLFDGDLKVTRICSDLEVLLQQKITPGKTLLFFDEIQACPRAITALRYFYEEMPELHVIAAGSLLEFALEESSFPVGRVQFLNLYPLCFAEYLEAIGNGAAATAVLGNPAEISPAVHELLREELKRYFFIGGMPAAVKAYLEKQSLRDAFEVQQEIAESYRMDFAKYTPRVDRFCLDSVFTSLSQHIGKQIKYARLGEGYSNPTLKKAFDALCLAQVARRIPSAEPSGLPLGATASAKSFKALMLDIGLMRYLSGMPNDIEYAKSDLLAIYRGAMAEQFIGQEMLVAQQGCLYYWDRQAKSSSAEVDYLAVLDGKIHPVEVKSGATGSLRSLHLFLASYPECGKALVFSDRPYADFPEQKITFLPLYSAFAATTSRQ; the protein is encoded by the coding sequence ATGCTTCGATTTATTGATAACGATCTTCGGTGCTGGCAGGAAAGTTCACGCCGCAAACCTCTCATCCTCCGGGGTGCTCGTCAGGTTGGTAAAACCTGGTCACTCAAAGAGTTTGGAAAAAACCGGTTTGAATCTCTTGCTCTCGTCGATCTTGAGCGAAATCAGCCCCTTCGCAAGCTCTTCGATGGCGACCTGAAGGTAACGCGCATCTGCTCCGACCTTGAAGTTCTCCTCCAGCAGAAGATCACACCGGGAAAAACGCTGCTCTTTTTTGATGAGATACAGGCCTGTCCTCGTGCCATAACCGCCCTGCGCTATTTTTATGAGGAGATGCCGGAACTGCATGTCATTGCAGCCGGTTCGCTCCTTGAATTTGCGCTTGAAGAGAGTTCCTTCCCTGTGGGCAGGGTTCAGTTTCTCAATCTCTACCCGCTTTGTTTTGCTGAATATCTGGAGGCAATCGGCAACGGCGCTGCGGCAACGGCTGTTCTGGGCAATCCGGCTGAAATATCACCCGCAGTGCATGAGCTGCTGCGCGAGGAGCTGAAACGTTATTTCTTTATCGGGGGAATGCCTGCGGCTGTCAAGGCATATCTTGAAAAACAATCATTGCGTGACGCCTTTGAGGTACAACAGGAGATTGCCGAGTCATACAGGATGGACTTTGCCAAATATACTCCCAGGGTTGACCGCTTCTGTCTAGATTCGGTCTTTACCTCCCTGTCGCAGCATATCGGAAAACAGATCAAATATGCACGCCTTGGTGAAGGGTACAGCAATCCGACACTGAAAAAAGCATTCGATGCCTTGTGCCTTGCTCAGGTAGCCCGAAGGATACCCTCGGCCGAACCATCAGGGCTTCCTTTAGGGGCAACTGCTTCGGCCAAATCATTCAAGGCGCTCATGCTCGATATTGGATTGATGCGCTACCTTTCCGGTATGCCGAATGATATTGAGTATGCAAAAAGCGATCTGCTCGCTATTTACCGGGGAGCTATGGCAGAACAGTTTATCGGACAGGAGATGCTGGTGGCTCAGCAGGGCTGCCTTTATTACTGGGACCGACAAGCCAAAAGCAGTTCGGCTGAAGTTGATTATCTGGCTGTTCTGGATGGCAAGATTCATCCGGTTGAGGTAAAAAGCGGGGCCACCGGTAGCTTGAGGAGCCTGCATCTCTTTCTTGCTTCGTACCCGGAGTGTGGCAAAGCACTGGTCTTTTCCGATCGCCCATATGCAGATTTTCCAGAGCAAAAAATCACATTCCTGCCGCTTTACAGCGCATTTGCTGCCACAACGTCACGACAATGA
- a CDS encoding type II toxin-antitoxin system RelE/ParE family toxin — translation MPNIKWLPEALADVERLHAFLYEINPDAAARAARAILEGAGFLESMPDIGRPMDDDTGRREWFISFSAGAFVLRYMWNKNDTIVIVRVWHSKEKRT, via the coding sequence TTGCCCAACATAAAATGGCTTCCAGAAGCATTAGCCGATGTGGAGCGGCTTCATGCGTTTCTGTACGAAATAAACCCCGATGCGGCAGCACGAGCAGCACGAGCCATTCTGGAGGGTGCGGGTTTTCTGGAATCAATGCCCGACATTGGACGCCCAATGGACGATGACACTGGCAGACGCGAATGGTTCATATCTTTTAGTGCCGGAGCTTTCGTTCTTCGCTATATGTGGAACAAAAACGATACCATCGTTATTGTTCGTGTCTGGCACAGCAAAGAAAAGAGAACGTAG
- a CDS encoding CopG family ribbon-helix-helix protein has product MSQTKGVKLDDTTRQRLAALARIRDRSPHWLMCKAIETFLDREEHYEQEKREDMERWERYQLTGVAVPHEKAAAWMENLAQGKVTSCPT; this is encoded by the coding sequence ATGTCACAAACAAAAGGCGTCAAGTTGGACGACACCACCCGGCAACGGCTTGCAGCTTTGGCTCGTATCCGCGACAGATCGCCACACTGGCTCATGTGCAAAGCAATCGAAACATTCCTTGATCGCGAAGAGCATTACGAGCAAGAAAAGCGCGAGGATATGGAGCGTTGGGAACGGTATCAATTAACCGGCGTAGCTGTACCCCATGAAAAAGCTGCTGCTTGGATGGAAAATCTGGCGCAAGGGAAGGTGACATCTTGCCCAACATAA
- a CDS encoding Rrf2 family transcriptional regulator — MKVLTKNTDYAIRALLALAARKGSYVSARSIATEHDIPYQFLRGLLQEMIRHDLIVSKEGVQGGFMMKKDPDTISVTQLIEIFQGKVQMSECMFRKQICGNRARCVLRHEIMRIEQVVQSEFEKVTIGKLMRDLQAANQVKPPSVDLEQEMLNP; from the coding sequence ATGAAAGTACTGACCAAGAATACGGATTACGCGATACGGGCATTGCTGGCGCTTGCTGCAAGGAAGGGGAGCTATGTGTCTGCCAGGTCTATTGCGACGGAGCACGATATCCCGTACCAGTTTTTGCGTGGCCTTTTGCAGGAGATGATTCGCCACGATCTGATTGTTTCAAAAGAGGGTGTTCAGGGAGGCTTTATGATGAAAAAGGATCCGGATACTATCAGCGTAACGCAACTGATTGAAATTTTTCAGGGCAAGGTGCAGATGTCGGAGTGCATGTTCCGCAAGCAGATTTGTGGCAATCGTGCGCGTTGTGTGCTGCGTCATGAGATCATGCGTATTGAACAGGTTGTCCAGAGCGAGTTTGAAAAGGTGACCATCGGCAAGCTGATGCGTGACCTTCAGGCGGCAAATCAGGTGAAACCCCCATCAGTAGACCTTGAGCAGGAAATGTTGAACCCATAA